From Glycine max cultivar Williams 82 chromosome 11, Glycine_max_v4.0, whole genome shotgun sequence, the proteins below share one genomic window:
- the LOC100788090 gene encoding sedoheptulose-1,7-bisphosphatase, chloroplastic isoform X1, which yields MNDHSTCMQRNTVIYAQTHKLTNTMETGIACYTRGPFLPSVSSKHSPPSISPSFGLRSLKSSSLFGESLRVASKSTIKVSKTKNTSLVTRCEIGDSLEEFLTKATPDKGLIRLLVSMGEALRTISFKVKTASCGGTQCVNTFGDEQLAVDLLANQLLFEALNYSHFCKYACSEENPELLDMGGPVEGGFSVAFDPLDGSSIVDTNFTVGTIFGVWPGDKLTGITGRDQVAAAMGVLGPRTTYVLALKDFPGTHEFLLLDEGKWQHVKETTEIGEGKLFSPGNLRATSDNPDYAKLIDYYVNEKYTLRYTGGMVPDVNQIIVKEKGIFTNVTSPSAKAKLRLLFEVAPLGFLIEKAGGYSSDGHQSVLDKVITNIDERTQVAYGSKNEIIRFEETLYGKSRLKDGVAVGAAA from the exons ATGAACGACCACAGCACATGTATGCAGAGGAACACAGTTATATATGCACAAACTCACAAACTAACTAATA CCATGGAAACAGGCATAGCATGCTACACTCGCGGGCCTTTCTTGCCTAGTGTTTCTTCCAAGCACTCTCCACCTTCCATTTCTCCATCTTTTGGCTTGAGG AGTCTGAAATCAAGCTCTTTATTTGGAGAATCGCTAAGAGTGGCCTCCAAATCAACAATAAAGGTTTCAAAGACAAAGAATACTTCACTCGTGACCAGATGTGAAATTGGTGACAGTCTC GAAGAATTCCTCACAAAAGCAACACCAGATAAGGGGTTGATCAGGTTGTTGGTGTCCATGGGAGAAGCATTGAGAACAATTTCCTTCAAAGTGAAGACGGCTTCATGTGGTGGAACACAATGTGTTAATACTTTTGGGGATGAGCAGCTTGCAGTGGATTTGCTAGCTAATCAGCTTCTTTTTGAG GCCTTAAATTACTCTCATTTCTGCAAGTATGCTTGCTCTGAAGAAAATCCTGAGCTCTTGGACATGGGAGGTCCAGTTGAAG gtGGATTTAGTGTTGCATTTGATCCCCTTGATGGCTCCAGCATTGTGGACACAAATTTCACAGTAGGCACCATCTTTGGTGTGTGGCCTGGAGATAAGTTGACCGGCATCACCGGAAGAGATCAAGTTGCTGCAGCCATGGGGGTTCTTGGTCCTAGAACAACATATGTACTTGCTCTAAAAGACTTCCCTGGCACCCATGAATTTCTTCTGCTTGATGAAG GAAAATGGCAGCATGTCAAAGAGACCACAGAAATTGGTGAAGGAAAATTGTTCTCCCCAGGAAATTTGAGAGCCACATCTGACAACCCCGATTATGCTAAG TTGATCGATTACTATGTCAATGAAAAGTACACATTGAGATACACGGGAGGAATGGTGCCAGATGTCAACCAG attattgtaaaagaaaaaggCATCTTCACCAATGTGACATCACCATCAGCCAAAGCCAAGCTGAGACTGTTGTTTGAGGTAGCTCCGTTGGGGTTCTTGATTGAAAAAGCCGGAGGTTACAGCAGTGATGGTCATCAGTCTGTGCTAGACAAAGTCATCACTAACATTGATGAGAGAACTCAAGTTGCTTATGGATCCAAGAATGAGATCATCCGGTTTGAAGAAACCCTGTATGGTAAATCCAGGCTCAAGGATGGTGTAGCTGTTGGAGCAGCTGCTTAA
- the LOC100788090 gene encoding sedoheptulose-1,7-bisphosphatase, chloroplastic isoform X2 has product METGIACYTRGPFLPSVSSKHSPPSISPSFGLRSLKSSSLFGESLRVASKSTIKVSKTKNTSLVTRCEIGDSLEEFLTKATPDKGLIRLLVSMGEALRTISFKVKTASCGGTQCVNTFGDEQLAVDLLANQLLFEALNYSHFCKYACSEENPELLDMGGPVEGGFSVAFDPLDGSSIVDTNFTVGTIFGVWPGDKLTGITGRDQVAAAMGVLGPRTTYVLALKDFPGTHEFLLLDEGKWQHVKETTEIGEGKLFSPGNLRATSDNPDYAKLIDYYVNEKYTLRYTGGMVPDVNQIIVKEKGIFTNVTSPSAKAKLRLLFEVAPLGFLIEKAGGYSSDGHQSVLDKVITNIDERTQVAYGSKNEIIRFEETLYGKSRLKDGVAVGAAA; this is encoded by the exons ATGGAAACAGGCATAGCATGCTACACTCGCGGGCCTTTCTTGCCTAGTGTTTCTTCCAAGCACTCTCCACCTTCCATTTCTCCATCTTTTGGCTTGAGG AGTCTGAAATCAAGCTCTTTATTTGGAGAATCGCTAAGAGTGGCCTCCAAATCAACAATAAAGGTTTCAAAGACAAAGAATACTTCACTCGTGACCAGATGTGAAATTGGTGACAGTCTC GAAGAATTCCTCACAAAAGCAACACCAGATAAGGGGTTGATCAGGTTGTTGGTGTCCATGGGAGAAGCATTGAGAACAATTTCCTTCAAAGTGAAGACGGCTTCATGTGGTGGAACACAATGTGTTAATACTTTTGGGGATGAGCAGCTTGCAGTGGATTTGCTAGCTAATCAGCTTCTTTTTGAG GCCTTAAATTACTCTCATTTCTGCAAGTATGCTTGCTCTGAAGAAAATCCTGAGCTCTTGGACATGGGAGGTCCAGTTGAAG gtGGATTTAGTGTTGCATTTGATCCCCTTGATGGCTCCAGCATTGTGGACACAAATTTCACAGTAGGCACCATCTTTGGTGTGTGGCCTGGAGATAAGTTGACCGGCATCACCGGAAGAGATCAAGTTGCTGCAGCCATGGGGGTTCTTGGTCCTAGAACAACATATGTACTTGCTCTAAAAGACTTCCCTGGCACCCATGAATTTCTTCTGCTTGATGAAG GAAAATGGCAGCATGTCAAAGAGACCACAGAAATTGGTGAAGGAAAATTGTTCTCCCCAGGAAATTTGAGAGCCACATCTGACAACCCCGATTATGCTAAG TTGATCGATTACTATGTCAATGAAAAGTACACATTGAGATACACGGGAGGAATGGTGCCAGATGTCAACCAG attattgtaaaagaaaaaggCATCTTCACCAATGTGACATCACCATCAGCCAAAGCCAAGCTGAGACTGTTGTTTGAGGTAGCTCCGTTGGGGTTCTTGATTGAAAAAGCCGGAGGTTACAGCAGTGATGGTCATCAGTCTGTGCTAGACAAAGTCATCACTAACATTGATGAGAGAACTCAAGTTGCTTATGGATCCAAGAATGAGATCATCCGGTTTGAAGAAACCCTGTATGGTAAATCCAGGCTCAAGGATGGTGTAGCTGTTGGAGCAGCTGCTTAA